In the genome of Ignavibacteriota bacterium, one region contains:
- a CDS encoding glycosyltransferase family 4 protein produces MKTLVIAPQPFFSPRGTPFSVYYRTLISSELGVKMDFLTYGEGQDVDIPNVNIIRIPRFKILGNVKLGPSPLKLFLDIFIILKMIWLLTINKYDVVHAHEEAVFFAWFFKPIFRYKLIYDMHSSLPQQLTNFQFTTSKFLINTFKTLEDKCLHSADAVITICPDLRDYVNTIITRKEKHFLIENSIFEPVKQKNYNQQKSVESELDFKVEDFVKNDEQLLVYAGTLEKYQGIDILVQSMKNVIAANKKVKLIIAGGTQDQVNEFRKLANENGVSNYIKFTGRVAQKYAKEFSAKADILLSPRSDGTNTPLKIYEQLASKKPLVATKIYSHTQVLTDDVSFLVEPNPQNMAEGILLAIDDKNLSKQKAENALKLYEKEYSRKVYTSKLKKLLESL; encoded by the coding sequence ATGAAAACTTTAGTTATTGCACCTCAGCCTTTTTTTTCGCCAAGAGGAACACCATTTTCTGTTTATTACAGAACTTTAATAAGTTCAGAATTAGGTGTTAAAATGGATTTTCTTACTTATGGTGAAGGTCAGGATGTTGATATTCCCAATGTTAATATTATAAGGATCCCTAGATTTAAAATATTGGGTAATGTAAAATTGGGACCATCTCCATTAAAATTATTTCTGGATATATTTATTATATTAAAAATGATTTGGCTATTAACTATAAATAAATATGATGTTGTTCATGCTCATGAAGAAGCAGTATTCTTTGCTTGGTTCTTTAAACCTATTTTTAGGTATAAACTAATTTATGATATGCATTCAAGTTTACCACAACAATTAACTAATTTTCAATTTACAACATCTAAATTTCTAATCAATACTTTTAAAACTTTGGAAGACAAATGTCTGCACAGTGCTGACGCTGTAATAACAATTTGTCCTGATTTAAGAGATTATGTAAATACAATCATCACAAGAAAAGAAAAACACTTCCTTATTGAAAATTCAATATTTGAGCCGGTGAAACAAAAAAATTATAATCAGCAAAAGTCAGTTGAATCTGAACTGGATTTTAAAGTTGAAGATTTTGTAAAAAACGATGAACAACTTTTGGTATATGCAGGAACACTTGAAAAATATCAAGGAATTGATATTCTAGTACAATCAATGAAAAATGTTATTGCAGCAAATAAAAAGGTAAAGCTAATTATTGCAGGCGGAACACAAGATCAAGTAAATGAATTTAGAAAATTGGCAAATGAAAATGGAGTAAGCAATTATATTAAATTTACAGGTAGAGTAGCGCAAAAGTATGCAAAAGAATTTTCCGCAAAGGCAGATATTTTACTTTCACCAAGAAGTGACGGAACAAATACACCACTTAAAATATACGAGCAATTAGCTTCGAAAAAACCCCTGGTTGCAACGAAGATATATTCACATACACAAGTTTTAACAGATGATGTTTCATTTTTAGTAGAACCCAATCCGCAAAATATGGCTGAGGGTATTTTACTCGCAATAGATGATAAGAATTTATCAAAACAAAAAGCGGAAAATGCATTAAAATTGTATGAGAAAGAATATTCGAGAAAAGTATATACCTCTAAACTTAAAAAATTATTGGAGAGTTTGTAA
- the asnB gene encoding asparagine synthase (glutamine-hydrolyzing) — protein sequence MCGIAGVVTFQSIPAISNELLKSMVDTLYHRGPDEAGLAIHGNAALGMRRLSIIDLSGGSQPIYNENKSIWTVFNGEIYNFPELKNELTSKGHIFKTNSDTEVIVHGYEEWGIDFPKHLNGMFAIAMHDINKNKFFLVRDHIGIKPVYYAFNNKRIIFGSEIKAILESKLVEKELDMNSLGEFLSWEYIPGESTLIKSIKKLEPGKYLEIDISNPKCNPKEYWDVPFHSNIQNISEAEWIEKIDWQIKKSTKMQMISDVPLGAFLSGGVDSSLIVASMGSAQTFSIGFDDPTYNELNWARKVADHLGVDHKDEIIKPDVLDLFNHLMQFMDDPIGDFSIFPTYLVSRLARKHVTVSLSGDGGDELFGGYETYLANHKANQFEKIPSFLRKGLIEPVINSFNPTIKKKGLINKSKRFIEGLQFENELSHTRWRMFIGDVVKQSLFTKGSLKEINKNSADHILKLFSKAGDRGELNRSLYVDVKSYLVDNILTKVDRMSMAVSLEARVPYLDPDVVDLAFQIPEKFKTNSSETKIILKKVAAQHVPKECIYRPKEGFSIPIKNWLNKEFKPLMDNLLDENKIKEDGIFNFEMINNLKSEHNLGVANHSHILWSLIVFHDWKKRWLDSK from the coding sequence ATGTGCGGAATTGCCGGTGTAGTTACTTTTCAATCGATCCCAGCAATTTCTAATGAATTGTTGAAATCTATGGTTGATACTTTGTACCATCGCGGACCTGACGAAGCCGGATTGGCAATTCACGGCAACGCAGCATTGGGTATGAGAAGATTATCGATTATTGATTTGAGCGGTGGAAGTCAGCCAATATATAATGAAAATAAATCTATATGGACAGTTTTCAACGGAGAAATATATAATTTCCCCGAATTAAAAAATGAATTAACAAGTAAAGGTCATATATTCAAGACTAATTCCGATACAGAAGTAATTGTTCATGGCTATGAAGAATGGGGGATAGATTTTCCAAAGCATTTAAATGGAATGTTTGCCATCGCAATGCATGATATAAATAAAAATAAATTTTTTCTTGTTCGCGATCATATTGGAATTAAGCCGGTTTACTATGCGTTCAATAATAAACGTATTATTTTTGGCTCTGAAATTAAAGCCATTTTGGAAAGCAAATTAGTAGAAAAAGAACTTGATATGAATTCACTTGGAGAATTTCTTTCTTGGGAATATATTCCCGGTGAATCAACTTTAATTAAATCCATAAAAAAATTAGAACCAGGAAAATATTTAGAAATAGATATTTCAAATCCTAAATGTAATCCTAAAGAATATTGGGATGTTCCGTTTCACAGCAATATTCAAAATATTAGTGAAGCCGAGTGGATTGAGAAAATAGATTGGCAAATTAAAAAATCAACTAAAATGCAGATGATAAGCGATGTACCGCTTGGAGCTTTTCTATCCGGAGGGGTTGATTCGTCTTTAATTGTAGCTTCTATGGGAAGTGCTCAAACTTTTAGTATTGGGTTTGATGATCCGACATATAACGAATTAAATTGGGCTCGAAAAGTCGCGGATCATCTTGGTGTTGATCATAAAGATGAAATTATTAAACCAGATGTTTTGGATTTGTTCAATCATTTAATGCAATTTATGGATGATCCGATTGGCGATTTCTCAATTTTCCCTACATATTTAGTTTCCAGACTTGCAAGAAAACATGTTACCGTAAGTTTAAGCGGCGACGGAGGTGATGAATTATTTGGCGGATATGAAACTTATCTTGCAAATCATAAGGCAAATCAATTTGAAAAAATTCCTTCTTTTTTGCGAAAAGGTTTAATTGAACCGGTTATTAATTCATTTAATCCAACAATTAAGAAAAAAGGTTTGATAAATAAATCGAAAAGATTTATTGAAGGTCTGCAATTTGAAAACGAACTTTCACATACTAGATGGCGCATGTTTATCGGCGATGTTGTAAAACAAAGTCTGTTTACAAAAGGTTCTTTGAAAGAAATTAATAAAAATTCGGCAGATCATATTCTAAAATTATTTAGTAAAGCAGGTGATAGAGGAGAACTTAACAGAAGTTTATACGTTGATGTTAAAAGCTATTTGGTTGATAATATTTTAACAAAAGTTGATAGAATGTCGATGGCGGTTTCTCTAGAAGCTAGAGTTCCATATTTAGATCCTGATGTGGTTGATTTAGCATTTCAGATTCCTGAAAAATTTAAAACTAATTCATCAGAAACAAAAATAATTCTTAAAAAAGTTGCCGCTCAACATGTTCCGAAAGAATGTATTTATAGACCTAAAGAAGGATTTTCGATACCAATAAAAAATTGGTTGAATAAAGAGTTTAAACCTTTAATGGATAACTTGCTAGATGAAAACAAAATTAAAGAAGATGGAATATTTAATTTTGAAATGATTAATAATTTAAAAAGCGAACATAATTTGGGAGTTGCCAATCACAGTCATATTTTATGGTCGCTAATTGTTTTTCATGATTGGAAAAAAAGATGGTTGGATTCTAAATAA
- a CDS encoding FAD-dependent oxidoreductase, with amino-acid sequence MTKIIRDINSARKNNYDMIIIGGGFYGVMLAYESTCRGLKTLLLEKNDFGSATSFNSLRIVHGGLRYLQSLDLHRFKESVGERKWFLKNFPNLTKPISCLMPLYNKGLQRNSIMWAALNLNDILSMSRNSEVEEKNSLLNGKVISTKKVKEIFPMVDTNELKGGAVWNDGAIDDSQLVILEILKASINNGSTALNYIEVKNIVQADNKVKGVIALDKESNTEIEFNSQIVINSTGPWSRELAKTFHKDFERLFMYSIAWNILFDVDSLSEHALAITPPKDNAKAYFLRPWKGKLFAGTTHQAWDGIEENPIPNEDSINSFIDDLNLSIPNLNLTKDKILQIYSGLLPAKKQGTNEIAVREIIINHFEHGGPQGLYSLSGVKLTTSRLVAEKVLNKIFENKSIGKRKNIKFQAKTNVEYGIFEWNWNLENKELKEIIKSKAQNESVVHLQDLLLRRTTLGDNPINSLKYADKICDIIGWDKIKTIKEIEDLERYYSKRGFTISEKIGVLD; translated from the coding sequence ATGACTAAAATAATTAGAGATATTAATTCCGCAAGAAAAAATAATTATGACATGATCATAATTGGCGGAGGTTTTTATGGTGTTATGCTTGCCTATGAATCAACTTGCAGAGGATTGAAAACACTATTACTTGAAAAAAATGATTTTGGTTCGGCTACAAGTTTTAATAGTTTACGTATAGTTCATGGTGGATTAAGATATCTGCAATCTTTGGATTTGCATAGATTTAAAGAATCAGTTGGTGAAAGAAAATGGTTTCTTAAAAATTTTCCGAATTTGACTAAACCAATTTCTTGCTTAATGCCTTTGTATAATAAAGGATTACAAAGAAATTCAATAATGTGGGCAGCATTAAATCTAAATGATATTTTATCAATGTCACGAAATAGTGAAGTTGAAGAAAAAAATAGTCTACTAAATGGGAAGGTAATTTCAACAAAGAAAGTAAAAGAAATTTTCCCAATGGTAGATACAAATGAATTAAAAGGCGGCGCAGTTTGGAACGACGGAGCCATAGATGATTCTCAATTGGTAATTTTGGAAATTCTTAAAGCATCTATAAATAATGGTTCTACTGCTTTAAACTATATTGAAGTAAAAAATATTGTTCAAGCTGATAACAAAGTTAAAGGTGTTATTGCTCTTGATAAAGAATCAAATACTGAAATTGAATTTAATTCCCAAATAGTTATAAATTCTACTGGTCCATGGAGCAGAGAATTGGCAAAAACATTCCACAAGGATTTTGAAAGGTTATTTATGTATTCAATCGCATGGAATATTTTATTTGATGTTGATTCGTTGTCCGAGCATGCGCTTGCAATTACACCGCCAAAAGATAATGCAAAAGCTTATTTTTTACGTCCATGGAAAGGGAAACTTTTTGCAGGAACCACACATCAAGCATGGGATGGAATAGAGGAAAATCCAATTCCAAATGAAGATTCAATAAATAGTTTTATTGATGATTTGAATTTATCAATACCTAATTTGAATTTAACAAAAGATAAAATTTTGCAAATATATTCTGGGTTGCTTCCTGCTAAAAAACAAGGAACAAATGAAATTGCAGTTAGAGAAATAATAATTAATCATTTCGAACATGGCGGACCTCAAGGTTTATACAGTTTATCGGGAGTTAAATTAACTACTTCACGACTTGTTGCCGAAAAAGTTTTGAATAAAATTTTCGAAAATAAAAGTATTGGCAAAAGAAAAAATATTAAATTCCAAGCCAAAACAAATGTGGAATACGGAATTTTTGAATGGAATTGGAATTTAGAGAACAAAGAATTAAAAGAAATTATTAAATCAAAAGCTCAAAACGAATCTGTTGTTCATTTGCAAGATTTACTTTTGCGCAGAACAACATTAGGAGATAATCCCATCAATTCTTTAAAGTATGCTGATAAAATTTGTGATATAATCGGATGGGATAAAATTAAGACGATAAAAGAAATTGAGGATTTAGAAAGATATTATTCAAAAAGAGGTTTTACAATTTCTGAAAAAATAGGAGTTTTGGATTAA
- a CDS encoding NAD(P)-dependent oxidoreductase, which translates to MKALVTGANGFTSSYMIKNLLKNGYNVKGTIRKTSNTELLKDLDIELAYIDLAEDEIDDNLMKDIDVVYHIGAAYRTEGVPQKYFWDVNVEGTRKLLVAAKKAGVKKFVHCSTVGVQGDIKNPPAKETHPDNPGDYYQESKLDGEKLALKFFKEEGLAGTVVRPVGIYGPGDTRFLKLFKTISNGKFKMIGSGNVLYHLTFVEDLVEGFRLAGESDKANNEIFTIGGNGYLTLNELVEKIAKILNKPISKIKIPVFPVWVAGALCEFVCKPFGISPPIFRRRIDFFVKDRAFDITKARTILNYNPKVTLEEGLSRTAIWYKEKKLI; encoded by the coding sequence ATGAAAGCTTTAGTCACCGGAGCAAATGGATTTACAAGTTCATACATGATAAAAAATTTGTTAAAAAATGGCTACAATGTAAAAGGAACAATTAGAAAGACAAGCAACACCGAGTTGTTGAAGGATTTGGATATTGAATTGGCTTATATTGATTTAGCAGAAGATGAAATTGACGATAATTTGATGAAAGACATTGATGTTGTTTATCATATTGGAGCAGCATATAGAACTGAAGGAGTTCCCCAAAAATATTTTTGGGATGTAAACGTTGAAGGGACAAGAAAACTATTAGTTGCGGCAAAAAAAGCCGGAGTAAAAAAGTTCGTTCATTGCAGTACAGTCGGTGTTCAAGGTGATATAAAGAATCCTCCGGCAAAAGAAACACATCCGGATAATCCCGGTGATTATTATCAAGAATCAAAATTGGATGGAGAAAAGTTAGCTTTGAAATTTTTTAAGGAAGAAGGATTAGCCGGTACAGTTGTTCGTCCTGTTGGCATTTATGGCCCCGGCGATACAAGATTTCTTAAGCTTTTTAAGACAATAAGCAATGGCAAATTTAAAATGATAGGAAGCGGAAATGTATTATATCATCTTACATTTGTTGAGGATTTGGTTGAAGGATTTAGATTAGCCGGAGAAAGCGATAAAGCAAATAACGAAATATTTACAATAGGCGGAAATGGATATTTAACTTTAAATGAGTTAGTAGAAAAAATAGCAAAGATTCTTAACAAACCCATTTCAAAAATAAAAATACCGGTATTTCCGGTTTGGGTTGCCGGTGCTTTGTGTGAGTTTGTCTGTAAACCATTTGGAATTTCACCTCCTATATTTAGAAGAAGAATAGATTTTTTTGTTAAAGATAGAGCTTTCGATATTACAAAAGCGCGCACAATATTGAATTACAATCCTAAAGTTACTTTAGAAGAAGGATTATCAAGAACAGCAATTTGGTACAAAGAAAAAAAGTTGATTTAA
- a CDS encoding polysaccharide pyruvyl transferase family protein — protein MKRITVLGNFSGRNAGDNAILGNLLDDITEKYSDIKFLIPTWSVDFVNKHFGHHNIEAMGLKPWNMAFKIFGYPTYKSMIDTDLVLITDNILFDRKYFNPLFNYLSTIALFAPAAKKKNIPILPYNASLGPITTDRGRAAMQKILDASPYLSVRDQQSKDMLDNNKLKYTKIIDGADCAINTKNIDERKINEIAQKEGLFKNPNGTLSFNINAYIDSWQKIMHGGEEFGREKFVELIAKTLDSIIEEMKLDIMFTVTQVMDITIVNEVLAKVKNRNKITIIANAKYTYQEITSLLSKCGLHIGMRTHSLILSSAALTPMITINAYPKSGGYVKTIGQGDWIINFEDMNYENLMKIIKDGWSKRLDTKEKMIPLVRREQNKAKDVVNLVGELLGLKK, from the coding sequence ATGAAAAGAATTACGGTTTTAGGAAATTTTTCCGGAAGAAATGCTGGCGATAATGCAATATTGGGTAATTTGCTAGATGATATTACTGAAAAATATTCCGACATTAAATTTTTAATTCCAACGTGGAGTGTTGATTTTGTAAATAAACATTTTGGTCATCATAATATTGAGGCAATGGGATTAAAACCATGGAATATGGCATTCAAAATATTTGGTTATCCAACTTATAAATCAATGATTGATACGGATCTAGTTTTAATAACAGATAATATATTATTTGATAGAAAATATTTTAATCCACTTTTCAATTATTTATCTACAATAGCCTTATTCGCTCCGGCTGCTAAAAAGAAAAATATTCCTATACTTCCATATAATGCAAGTTTAGGTCCAATCACAACGGATCGCGGTAGAGCCGCAATGCAGAAAATTTTAGATGCTAGTCCATATTTAAGTGTTCGCGATCAGCAATCAAAAGATATGCTTGACAATAATAAGCTGAAATATACAAAGATAATTGATGGTGCTGATTGCGCAATAAATACAAAGAATATCGATGAGCGCAAAATTAATGAAATAGCTCAAAAAGAGGGATTATTTAAGAATCCAAATGGAACATTGAGTTTTAATATAAACGCGTACATAGATTCATGGCAAAAAATAATGCATGGAGGTGAAGAATTTGGAAGAGAAAAATTCGTCGAACTAATTGCAAAAACACTTGATTCAATAATAGAAGAAATGAAGTTAGATATTATGTTTACAGTTACTCAAGTAATGGATATAACAATTGTAAACGAGGTATTAGCAAAAGTTAAAAACAGAAATAAGATTACAATTATTGCAAATGCAAAATATACATATCAAGAAATTACAAGTTTGTTAAGCAAATGCGGATTGCACATTGGAATGAGAACTCATTCTTTAATTCTTTCTTCTGCAGCATTAACGCCAATGATAACGATTAATGCTTATCCAAAATCCGGCGGATATGTAAAAACAATTGGGCAAGGTGATTGGATAATAAACTTTGAAGACATGAATTATGAAAATTTAATGAAAATTATTAAAGATGGTTGGAGCAAACGTCTTGATACAAAAGAGAAAATGATACCATTAGTTAGGAGAGAACAAAATAAAGCCAAAGATGTAGTTAATTTAGTAGGTGAATTATTAGGTCTTAAGAAATAA